The genome window AAGACGCACCGCCTAATTGCTCAAAAATCGAAGGACCAGTTTCCTCCTTAGATGAAGGAATATTCTCTATTTCACCCTTATTTGTTGAATTCTTCTTTAAATCCATTGGAATACGATCAAGAATATCAGAGCCTGAGTTCGATATACTTCCAATAACAACAAGCGTAATAGATACGGCAAAAAAACAGGTTGCTAAAATAGCTGTTAAACGAGTCAATGCGCTCTTAGCACCACGTGTTCCCATAAACCCTGACCCACTGCTCACACCAAGACCACCGCCCTCGGATGGTTGAATCAAAACGACGCCTATCAGAGCAATAACAATTAGAAAATGTATAACAATCAGGACTGTTTGCATAACTTTGCCTCTTACAACCATACGCAAATGGGATACAAGTAGATCATTCACATGCAAATTGCAATCGTGCCTAACTACAAGCAGCAATTGCAATCTTCATTCACAGCTTACGATAAACATCGCAAACAGACAAAAAGTCAAGTCCTCTTAAACTTGCACCACCAATCAAAGCACCATTTACGTGAGCAACACCTAAAATTTCACGCGCGTTGGATGATTTCACTGACCCACCATAAAGTAACCGCATTGTGAGCCCATTTTCACCGAAACGGCAGCGCATTTTTTCACGGATAAAACCATGTACCTGCGCAATATCCGCCAAAGTAGGTATTTGACCTGTACCTATTGCCCATATAGGCTCATACGCGATGACAGTATTCCATGATGCAGCCCCATCTGGCACAGATTCCTCAAGTTGTCGCTCAAGAATATCTAGCACTCTACCATCTTTACGTTCTTCTAACGTTTCACCAATACAGATTATGGTAACAAGACCAGCCCGCCATGCAGCCTTTACTTTAGCACAAACAATTGAATCACTTTCACAATAAGCTACACGACGTTCTGAATGACCAAGAATAACGTGACTTGCTCCTGCTTCTTTAAGCATATGAGCCGAGATATCCCCCGTGTAAGGACCACTGTCACTAAAGTGGCAATCTTGTCCTCCTAAAAAAAGATTTTTGCCTTCCAATACACCGGAAGCACGAAATAAAAGCGTCCCTGGAACACAAATAAGTACTTCAAATGAACAATCCGAATCAGAACACACACCAGAAGCGATAGTGCGCAACTCTTCAAGAGATTCTCCTGTCCCATTCATTTTCCAATTTCCAGCAAGTAAAGGTTGAATACTGGGAATCATGTTTTTACCTCAATAACTATCTCGACAAAATTTTATCACTTTTCAAATAACAGACTGCAGAGTGGAAGGAAATCGTTAAGACTTGCATCCTGTGTGCTTTTGCTGTTAGTTTTAACGTTAGATTTTATCATTTTTTCGCAAAATTATGCTAGACACGGAACCGGATGATGCTTAACTCCATAAGAAACGCTGCAAGTCATTGGATTGCAAGAGTTTTTTTCACCATTTTACTTCTATGCTTTGTGTTCTTGTGGGGTGTACCGCAGTTATACACAACACACAAAGAGGATCTTATTTCTTCTGGAAAATCTACTATAACCATCGATTCTTACCGCCTTGCACTCTTTGATCAAGCACTCCGTATTGCATCGGCCTCTCAGCTAGGACGAATGTTTTCACAAGATGAAATCCAACAATACAGAATTCCTGCTTTTGTCTTTGACCAGTTGCGACAAGATGTATTACTTGATGAACAAGCATATAGGATGAAGATTGGTCTTTCAAAAGATATGTTAGCCCACATTATTAGTGCTGATAATGTTTTTCAAAACGATGGAGTATTCGACGAAAGATTATTTTTTAATTACCTAAAACAGTCAAATGTTAACCAGAACAATCTTTTAGACTTTTATGCTCAGAAGGGAAAACGTAACCAACTTGTTGCGGCGTCCCTAGACGGAATGAAACTACCGGATATCCTTCATAAAGCTCTTTTCCTTCATAAAGAAGAAAAACGCGTTGCTGACTATTTCATTATCAGCGTAAACAAAGACAAAAAAATTATCGATCCAGATCCAGAAACACTACAAAAATGGTTCGATGCTCGCAAAGATCATTTCCGTTCCCCAGAATATCGTACAGTTTCTTTGCTATCAATGTCTCCAAAGGAAGTTGTAAAACAGGAAAATATTTCAATAGATGAAATTAGGGATTATTACACCCAAAATGCTTCACGTTTTACAACGCCCGAAAAGCGAATCATTGAAGAATTGCGTTTCTCAACGCGCGAAGCTGCTGATGAAGCAGCTCAGAAAATAATCAAAGGTCTGAGTTTTGAAAATTTGGTCAAAGCTGAAAAAAAGACGCTTAAAGAGATAACAAAGGGACCTTTAGGAAAAAATGAATTTCCTGACTACTTAGCGTCCGAAATCTTTGAACTTAAACAAGGGCAGATTAGTCCTGTCATTAATAGCTTGCAAGGACCACTGATCATTCGCGTTATACGTATCATACCATCAGGTCCTGTCTCCTTTGAAAAAGTAAAAGAAGAGATTCTCCAAACACTCATTCAGAATCGTGCTACAACTGTTATACGCAACCAGTATGCGGCAGTTGAAGATTCTCGTTTCGAAGGCCTCTCTTTTGAAGAACTTTCTAATCAGTATAATTTGCCGCTTCGAAAAATAACTTTAGACAGAACAGGAAAAACAATTGAAGGAACGGTTGTTGCTGATTTACCTCAAAAAGAAACCTTATTGAAGGCTATCTATCAATCAACTGAAAATGCAGAGCTTGATCCTATCCCTCTTCACGGAGGAGGATATGTTTGGTACCAAGTGGACCAAATTATCCCTTCTCGTAGCAGACCCCTTGCAGAGGTCAAGCAAGATGCCATTGCTCAATGGAAACATGAAGAAGCTCAGCGAATCCTTGATGAAAAAGCAAACAATATTTTAAAGCAACTCACCGAAGGAAAAAAGTTTGATGCTCTTGCAGATCAGCTTGGTGTTAAAAAACAAACAACACAGGCTTTACGACGTCAAGATTCTCTAGACCTTTTTGGAAAAGAAGGAATTAAAGCATTATTTTCTGGTCCAAAAGGTCATTATGGTGCAGTAAAAAGTACCACTGAAGAAAGCCGCATTATTTACAAGGTCATAACATTGACTGTACCTGAAAATGTAGAGGATCTCACTATATCACCTGACATTCGAGCGAGTATGGACATGATGATCAGAGAAGATCTAAAGCTAGGAATGCTACAATTTGCAAACAGTGAGCATCCTGTAAAAATTAATGGCCAAAACTATAATAGAATTTTCAATATTGCCCAATAAAGTTTCTGCATCATCTTAGATGATGCGCTGCAAAATCTAATCGTCCTTCTTCGCTTAAGGTCATATTATTGCGTATATCTCTACGCAACTCACATAGCATGATTGGATTTTCAAGTAAAATTTTAATCTTTAAGATGAGGCAGGACTTTTACCATCTAATGAGTGAGGGAAAACACTACTGGACTAAATTTTCAGATGTTTTTTCTATGTTCTAACGAAAAAATTTTTGTAAAATTCCTGCTATAATTGTGGGAAATGCCCACCGATTGCTGTTTTTGTTACTAACCAATAGCGATGGAGGGGTGACAAGACCGCATTCTCCTGAAAAATTTTAGCTCCTAATTTTGTTACTTTTTGAAGAGACGCTGGTGTAATAGCCAATGGAAGAAATGCTAATTTCAGCGTTTTAGGCAAAATAGTAGAATGTTCAAGAAATTTAAGATAGTGGTCTCGTGACAAAGCTACCATAGCTTCAATGATACGCTTTTTTTGTGTATCATCGACATGATCAGACTCTAATTCTTCCCTATCAACTCCCGTGGCCTTCAAAAGATCTGATGGGAAATAGTTTCGATATCGTGATTGCCCAAGGGACAAAAGACGAAGTATACCGCTTGATGCTTGAGCAATGCTCGCGTGTCTACAAACATCTGTAAAATCTTGTGCTAATTTAAAATTCAGTATCTGACATGCAAGATATAGAATGCTTCCTGCTGTTTTTTCACAATAAATCTCAAGATCACACGTAGTTGCTATCGGGTTGCTGTAAAGCTCAGAAACTCGCGCATCACAATAATGTAAAAAAACCTCTTTAGGCAAATTAAACGAAGTTATTGCTTCCAGTAAATCATTAAGAATTGGATTGCTATCTTTACCTTCACCACTAGCAATAGAATTGTACCACCAACGTAACCGCATCTCACCAATAAGTGGCTCGTGCACATCTTCGCCAATACGTGAAATTTCTGCATTAAAAGTATAAACAGCAGCCAATGCCCTACGCTCTTTTTTAGGAGCAAACAATACTGATATATAACGATCGCGATCTGTAGCTCGTAAAACATTCAACGAATAAGAAAGAAAATCCATCATTCTACCGCAAACAATAGTGCAGCAACTGCACGATCTTCAGCTAGCAAAACATTAAATGTACGCACTGCTGCTCCTGTACTCATCGTATCCGTCGAAATACCCCTATCCCTTAAAGATATCTGTAATTGTTTTGGTAAAGGTAATAATTCAACTCCTGTTCCTATAAGCAGAACTTCAATTTTATCTGCCTCTTCTAAAATACGGGAAATATCGCTCAAATTAGGGACAGGACCTGTCATATCAATACCGTAAATGCCTGACGGAACACATACAATAGATCCCCTGTGTGACATATCAGCAAAACGAAAACCTCCGTTCCCATAAGCATCAATAGGAGCACGACTTAAAAAATGCGCCTTACGTACCTGAATTGCATGGGACATGATAAAAGCTCCGTTTTGAAAGCCCAATCGCATTTATTTTAAAATTAAAACAAACCACGGATTAAGTATAAAAAAATTCCTAATAATGCCTCTCACGAGAATGTTGACGAAAAACCCCTCCCTCGGGCGCCAGCAACATTGATAATTGAGAGTAAGTTTCGCACACAAAAAATCCTGGAGGATATAAAAACAATTAGCAAATAACAAGATCTTAGCAAAAAAATATGCAAAACTTTATTATTTTAAATGTACAATTTTGATCACATGGGAACAGCTATAACAAAAGGAACAGCTATAACAAAAAACCTAAAAAATCCTAATAAAAACGAAATAAACAACCAAAACCGCACCCAAGGTAATCCCGACTCTCACCAAGCAAAACGATACCTCCCGCAGAAAGAATTTCACTTTTATAAAAGAAAGTATGAAAATCCCTATAACTTACAACTATACTTTTGCTTTTTCACCACCTGATTTTCCTTTCTGCTTTTTCGCAGCAACCGCATTTGTCTTTACTGTAGCTTTACTTGCAGAATTCTTTGAAACTTTTAATTGTGAACGAGCTTCCAATTCTTTTTCTGAAAGTGGCTCACCCTTAACACGAACATCAGCTAATGTAGAACGTACAACACGAACAGACATACCTTCAGCAATCTCAACATCCAATTCGCCACTGTCACTAAAAACTTTTACAACTTTACCAACAATCCCTCCCCCTGTAACAACAACATCACCACGACGTACAGCATTAAGCATCTCTTGCCGCTTTTTCATCTGTATACGCTGTGGACGAATAATTAAAAAATACATAATCGCAAAAATCAGAATAAAAGGAATAAAAGTAACGAATGACATCCCTCCAGAAACACTCCCTGCAGCTTGAGCATAAGCATCACTACTCAACATTTTTATCTCCTATAGTTAAACTTCAAACACTTCCCACCTAAACCTAGACAAACTTTTAATCTAAATCCAGAAATTCATCTCAACATCACACTACCATATCTTAACTATCACGCTCTAATCATCGTACTACACAACCACAGCTTTTCCAAAAATAACCTTTAAATCAGAGACTAATGAAAAGAATTTCCTATCACTCCTTGTACATACAAATACCATTTTTTTCTAGATTAAAGATAAAATAAAATGGTGCAAAATGGCCCGTTTACTTGATTAGTCAAATAAAACCACCTCAAGGCAAACCTCATTTATTATTTAGATACTGTTCAGAGAGATGCATCGTTAAAGTTAAAGCAATCTAATACTAATTCTCTAGATACTGAGTGGGGTTGACAGGAAGAGAATTTTTACGTATCTCAAAATAAACACGCGGCGTTTGGGCACTTCCAGAAATACCAGATTTAGCGATTTCATCGCCACGTCTTACTCTCTGTCCCCTATTCACAACAAGTTGACTATTGTGCCCATAAATTGTGATGATGTTATCCTCATGCCTAATCATAACAACATTACCAAGCTCTTTTAATCCATCACTCGCATAGATAACGATACCATTTTCTACAGCCTTCACAGAGGTACCTTCAGGTACAGAAATATCTATTCCCTTATTAACAGCTATCCCCTTTTTTTGCCCAAACTGGCTCAATAAACGTCCTCGTACCGGCCAACGCATCTTAGAAATTCCTGTAGTCTGAGGAATAGCCGCATCATTCGAATCGGTAACTGTTTTTGGTGAACTTGCAACCAATCTTGATGAAGCCACTGAAGATTCGGTTGTAGAAGATTTTTGCTGAGAAGTCGGCATATTAGCTATTGAAGAAACATTTTTTTCTACAACGACAGGACTCTTAGAAGATTTTTTTTTGTTATCAGCAAGAGGTATTTTTTCAGATTGAGGTGAAGGTGAAATTTTAGTATCTTGCGCACTATTTTTGATCTTTGCAACTACCACACGATTTTCTGGAATGATCAGAATTTTACCAATAGAAATAGAATCACCTTTTATACCATTTGCTAATTTCAATGCTTCAATACTAACTCCCATTTGCTGTGCAATGCTCGACAACGTATCCCCACTTTGCACAATATAACTCCCTTTTTGAAAGACAGGAGAGCTATTTTCAATCGAACGAGGAAGTGTTCCAAGATTGCGTGGAGGTTTTCCTACAATCCGTCCATCAGCAAAAAACTTACTCTCGTTAGGGGAACGTTCTTCCTGTTCTCTTAAAAAATTATAAGATCCATTGTTGTGATCTCTTGAATCATCAAGAGATTCTAAAGGTGGCAGTTCGCTACTTTCTATCACACCACCCGTTTCTGCCCCATAATAATCGCGGATTATAGCAGCTTTCTTAGATGGTTGGCTATGCACCTCATTTTCATAAAAACCATCAGAAAAACGTTCTGTGTTAAAACTACACCCGGCAGCAACGACAACAAATGCCATTACTGCCCAAGAAACAATTTTCTGTAGACTACACCTAAAAATTTTATCCAAATCTTTTAAAGACATGATTTGCTCATCAGCCAACTTCAACTGATTCTATTAGATCTTGCTAAAATTACTTAAAAGTTAAAAAATATTTTATTTATAAATATTTCTACAGAAAATGGAGCAGCATAGTAAAAATAGTATTATTGTAGTCTCTTAATCCAGAATTAGAGAATTAGCGCAACATTTTCAATGAATGGTTGATACCGTACTTGAAACAATTCCGATCTCTCAAATTGACTACCAACCTTTATATAGCGCGTAATCGTTTGGACTCCTTCATCAGGTCCAATAGCCTGAATGAGCACACCGTTTCCTGTTAGCAATTCTAAAAATTTTTTTGGTTCTTCAGAGCATGATGGCCAAATAAGAACACGATCAAACAGTCCAAAACCTACAACACCACGACTCCCATCAATTTGCTGCACAGTAATATTTTCAATCCCTAAATTTTTAAATCTTTGTTGCGCAGAATCAACAAGTGTCCTGTAACGATCAATTGTCATTACGCGATCACTCAAACAAGCCACAAAGGCAGCACAAAAACCTGAACCCGTGCCAATTTCTAAAAACGCGATGTTTTTTTTCAGTGACAATGCAAAAAGAATTAAAAGCTGTTCTTCTAAGCGCTCAATATACTCTCCACATTCAATCGGAATAACCTTATTATCATAGGCTCTATCAAACCAAAGGGAAGAAACGAAATACTGACGTGGAACTTTCTCAAATGCCGAAAAAAAGTGAACATCATCTATTCCCTTACTGCGCATTTTTAAAACAAGACTCGCCAATTTTTCACGAAATCGTAAAATATCCTGCCTTTTTTCCATAATATCACTTAATTTCCAACACGGTAGCTATCCCATTTATGCACAACACTTTTCTTTTACAGAACGCTTTTTGCTACATAAAGGCTACTCTACTTTCTACCAACGATACCAAGACACTTCATTTTTCGCAAAATTAAATGGTAATGCGATTTATCCCTTTCATATAGGGTTGCAAAGCATCCGGAATGATGATGGATCCGTCAATTTGTTGGTAGTTTTCAAGAATAGCTATAAGACAACGACCCACAGCAGTACCTGAACCATTCAAGCTATGCACAAAATATAACGCCTTATCTCCATCCTTACGATATCGGGCATTCATACGCCGCCCCTGAAAATCTCCACAAACTGAGCAACTTGAAATTTCGCGGTAACACTCTTGACCTGGTAACCAAACTTCAATGTCATAAGTTTTCCGTGCAGCAAACCCCATATCACCGGTAGAGAGAAGCATAGTACGAAAAGGTAATCCAAGCCTCTTTAACACATCCTCTGCACATTCTGTCATACGTTCCAACTCAATCCAAGATTGCTCCTCAGTGGTAATTGATACCATCTCCACCTTCCAAAACTGGTGTTGACGCAACATACCACGTGTATCACGTCCTGCAGCTCCGGCTTCTGAACGAAAACATGGAGTCAACGAAGTAAAACGTAACGGTAAATCCTGTATATCAAGCACTTCATCACTCACTAAATTAACTAATGGAACCTCTGCTGTAGAAATAAGCCATCGACCATCTGTTGTTCTGAATAGATCATCAGAAAATTTAGGCAATTGTGCAGCTCCATACACGATCTCATCACGCACAAGAAAAGGAACCGACACCTCTTTATAACCGTACTCATCAACATGTATGTCAAGCATAAACTGACCTAATGCGCGCTCAAGTCTTGCCAATGCCCCTGAAAGGATCGTAAAACGCGCGCCAGATAAGTGACTCGCTTTCTTGAAATCCATCTGTTTAAGATTTTGACCAAGATCAAAATGCTCCTTAGGTTTGAAATCAAACACCGGAAGCGTGCCAACATGCCGAATTACGACATTATCATTTTCATCTTTTCCTTTTGGAACAGAATCTAACGGAATATTAGGTATAGCGGATAAAACCTTTTCAAGATTCTCTGTTAATCTTTTTTCTTCTGCCATAGCGCTAGAAAGAAAATTTTTAATTTCTTCAACCTCAACTTTTATGCGCTCAACAACTTCTTTATCGCCTGCAATCAATGCTCGTTCTATATCTTTTGAAGCTGAATTTCGACGCTCCTGCGCTTGCTGAACTTTAGCGACATGTGAACGACGCTCAAGATCAAGTGCTAACACTCGCTCAGCCTGTGGCTCAAACCCTCTGTTTGCCAGTGCCTCGTCTAATTTTTCGGGATATTCACGAATCCATTTAATATCAAGCATCAAAATTCCTCACTTGCATCATTCTATCGTCTCTTTTTACTATGAAAATATAAATTTCTTAAGAAGGTTTTCTTTCCTTTTCTACCCATCGAGCCATCAAAATTGATACCTCATACAGCGCTGTCATTGGCAAAACCACCGCAAACATGGTAAAAAAATCCGATGGCGTCACCATAGCTGCAATGATGACAAAAATAAGAACAGTCCATCTCCGAACAGATGCTAACATATGGGACGTTACGAATCCAACCTTCGTCAATAAGGTAATGACAAGAGGTAACTGGAAAATAAAACCAAAAATTAAAATAAATAACGTTATA of Bartonella ancashensis contains these proteins:
- a CDS encoding peptidyl-prolyl cis-trans isomerase yields the protein MLNSIRNAASHWIARVFFTILLLCFVFLWGVPQLYTTHKEDLISSGKSTITIDSYRLALFDQALRIASASQLGRMFSQDEIQQYRIPAFVFDQLRQDVLLDEQAYRMKIGLSKDMLAHIISADNVFQNDGVFDERLFFNYLKQSNVNQNNLLDFYAQKGKRNQLVAASLDGMKLPDILHKALFLHKEEKRVADYFIISVNKDKKIIDPDPETLQKWFDARKDHFRSPEYRTVSLLSMSPKEVVKQENISIDEIRDYYTQNASRFTTPEKRIIEELRFSTREAADEAAQKIIKGLSFENLVKAEKKTLKEITKGPLGKNEFPDYLASEIFELKQGQISPVINSLQGPLIIRVIRIIPSGPVSFEKVKEEILQTLIQNRATTVIRNQYAAVEDSRFEGLSFEELSNQYNLPLRKITLDRTGKTIEGTVVADLPQKETLLKAIYQSTENAELDPIPLHGGGYVWYQVDQIIPSRSRPLAEVKQDAIAQWKHEEAQRILDEKANNILKQLTEGKKFDALADQLGVKKQTTQALRRQDSLDLFGKEGIKALFSGPKGHYGAVKSTTEESRIIYKVITLTVPENVEDLTISPDIRASMDMMIREDLKLGMLQFANSEHPVKINGQNYNRIFNIAQ
- the serS gene encoding serine--tRNA ligase; the encoded protein is MLDIKWIREYPEKLDEALANRGFEPQAERVLALDLERRSHVAKVQQAQERRNSASKDIERALIAGDKEVVERIKVEVEEIKNFLSSAMAEEKRLTENLEKVLSAIPNIPLDSVPKGKDENDNVVIRHVGTLPVFDFKPKEHFDLGQNLKQMDFKKASHLSGARFTILSGALARLERALGQFMLDIHVDEYGYKEVSVPFLVRDEIVYGAAQLPKFSDDLFRTTDGRWLISTAEVPLVNLVSDEVLDIQDLPLRFTSLTPCFRSEAGAAGRDTRGMLRQHQFWKVEMVSITTEEQSWIELERMTECAEDVLKRLGLPFRTMLLSTGDMGFAARKTYDIEVWLPGQECYREISSCSVCGDFQGRRMNARYRKDGDKALYFVHSLNGSGTAVGRCLIAILENYQQIDGSIIIPDALQPYMKGINRITI
- the tpiA gene encoding triose-phosphate isomerase, encoding MIPSIQPLLAGNWKMNGTGESLEELRTIASGVCSDSDCSFEVLICVPGTLLFRASGVLEGKNLFLGGQDCHFSDSGPYTGDISAHMLKEAGASHVILGHSERRVAYCESDSIVCAKVKAAWRAGLVTIICIGETLEERKDGRVLDILERQLEESVPDGAASWNTVIAYEPIWAIGTGQIPTLADIAQVHGFIREKMRCRFGENGLTMRLLYGGSVKSSNAREILGVAHVNGALIGGASLRGLDFLSVCDVYRKL
- the secG gene encoding preprotein translocase subunit SecG, with protein sequence MQTVLIVIHFLIVIALIGVVLIQPSEGGGLGVSSGSGFMGTRGAKSALTRLTAILATCFFAVSITLVVIGSISNSGSDILDRIPMDLKKNSTNKGEIENIPSSKEETGPSIFEQLGGASSQKAGSSDSAVESPIPLPLDNTK
- the yajC gene encoding preprotein translocase subunit YajC; translation: MLSSDAYAQAAGSVSGGMSFVTFIPFILIFAIMYFLIIRPQRIQMKKRQEMLNAVRRGDVVVTGGGIVGKVVKVFSDSGELDVEIAEGMSVRVVRSTLADVRVKGEPLSEKELEARSQLKVSKNSASKATVKTNAVAAKKQKGKSGGEKAKV
- a CDS encoding M23 family metallopeptidase, which encodes MSLKDLDKIFRCSLQKIVSWAVMAFVVVAAGCSFNTERFSDGFYENEVHSQPSKKAAIIRDYYGAETGGVIESSELPPLESLDDSRDHNNGSYNFLREQEERSPNESKFFADGRIVGKPPRNLGTLPRSIENSSPVFQKGSYIVQSGDTLSSIAQQMGVSIEALKLANGIKGDSISIGKILIIPENRVVVAKIKNSAQDTKISPSPQSEKIPLADNKKKSSKSPVVVEKNVSSIANMPTSQQKSSTTESSVASSRLVASSPKTVTDSNDAAIPQTTGISKMRWPVRGRLLSQFGQKKGIAVNKGIDISVPEGTSVKAVENGIVIYASDGLKELGNVVMIRHEDNIITIYGHNSQLVVNRGQRVRRGDEIAKSGISGSAQTPRVYFEIRKNSLPVNPTQYLEN
- a CDS encoding protein-L-isoaspartate(D-aspartate) O-methyltransferase → MEKRQDILRFREKLASLVLKMRSKGIDDVHFFSAFEKVPRQYFVSSLWFDRAYDNKVIPIECGEYIERLEEQLLILFALSLKKNIAFLEIGTGSGFCAAFVACLSDRVMTIDRYRTLVDSAQQRFKNLGIENITVQQIDGSRGVVGFGLFDRVLIWPSCSEEPKKFLELLTGNGVLIQAIGPDEGVQTITRYIKVGSQFERSELFQVRYQPFIENVALIL
- a CDS encoding phytoene/squalene synthase family protein; this translates as MMDFLSYSLNVLRATDRDRYISVLFAPKKERRALAAVYTFNAEISRIGEDVHEPLIGEMRLRWWYNSIASGEGKDSNPILNDLLEAITSFNLPKEVFLHYCDARVSELYSNPIATTCDLEIYCEKTAGSILYLACQILNFKLAQDFTDVCRHASIAQASSGILRLLSLGQSRYRNYFPSDLLKATGVDREELESDHVDDTQKKRIIEAMVALSRDHYLKFLEHSTILPKTLKLAFLPLAITPASLQKVTKLGAKIFQENAVLSPLHRYWLVTKTAIGGHFPQL
- a CDS encoding Mth938-like domain-containing protein, translating into MSHAIQVRKAHFLSRAPIDAYGNGGFRFADMSHRGSIVCVPSGIYGIDMTGPVPNLSDISRILEEADKIEVLLIGTGVELLPLPKQLQISLRDRGISTDTMSTGAAVRTFNVLLAEDRAVAALLFAVE